A DNA window from Pseudomonas tohonis contains the following coding sequences:
- the waaF gene encoding lipopolysaccharide heptosyltransferase II: protein MNILIVGPSWVGDMVMAQTLFQCLKARHGDCQIDVLAPEWSRPILERMPEVRQALSFPLGHGALELATRRRIGKSLAGRYDQAILLPNSLKSALVPFFAGIPKRTGWKGELRYGLLNDIRKLDKSRYPLMIERFMALAYEPGADLPQPYPRPTLEIDPASRDAALAKFGLSLDRPVLALCPGAEFGEAKRWPAEHYAKVAELKVRDGWQVWLFGSKNDHPGGEDIRMRLIPGLREEVINLAGQTSLAEAIDLMSCSGAVVSNDSGLMHVAAALNRPLVAVYGSTSPLFTPPQAEQVEVVRLGLECSPCFDRTCRFGHYNCLRQLKPRPVMDALGRLVADPAEVAE, encoded by the coding sequence TGAAAGCCCGCCATGGCGACTGCCAGATCGACGTCCTGGCACCCGAGTGGAGCCGGCCCATCCTCGAGCGCATGCCCGAAGTGCGCCAGGCCCTGAGCTTCCCGCTCGGCCACGGCGCGCTGGAACTGGCCACGCGCCGCCGCATCGGCAAATCCCTCGCCGGTCGCTATGACCAGGCGATCCTCCTGCCCAACTCGCTGAAGTCGGCGCTGGTGCCCTTCTTCGCCGGGATTCCCAAGCGCACGGGCTGGAAGGGCGAGCTGCGCTATGGCCTGCTCAACGACATCCGCAAGCTGGACAAGTCCCGCTACCCGTTGATGATCGAGCGCTTCATGGCCCTGGCCTACGAGCCCGGTGCCGATTTGCCGCAGCCCTACCCGCGGCCGACCCTCGAGATCGACCCGGCGAGCCGCGACGCGGCATTGGCCAAGTTCGGCCTGAGCCTCGATCGCCCCGTCCTGGCCCTGTGCCCCGGCGCCGAGTTCGGCGAGGCCAAGCGCTGGCCGGCCGAGCACTACGCCAAGGTCGCCGAACTGAAGGTGCGCGATGGCTGGCAGGTCTGGCTGTTCGGCTCGAAGAACGACCACCCCGGCGGCGAAGACATCCGCATGCGCCTGATCCCCGGCCTGCGCGAAGAGGTGATCAACCTCGCCGGGCAGACCAGCCTGGCCGAAGCCATCGACCTGATGTCCTGCTCCGGTGCCGTGGTCTCCAACGACTCCGGCCTGATGCACGTGGCCGCCGCGCTCAACCGTCCGCTGGTGGCCGTCTATGGTTCCACCTCGCCGCTGTTCACCCCGCCGCAGGCGGAGCAGGTGGAAGTGGTGCGCCTGGGCCTGGAGTGCAGCCCCTGTTTCGATCGCACCTGCCGCTTCGGCCATTACAACTGCCTGCGCCAGCTCAAGCCGCGCCCGGTGATGGATGCCCTGGGGCGCCTGGTGGCGGACCCGGCCGAGGTCGCTGAATGA